The following are encoded together in the Zingiber officinale cultivar Zhangliang chromosome 8A, Zo_v1.1, whole genome shotgun sequence genome:
- the LOC122010276 gene encoding uncharacterized protein LOC122010276: protein MHAYNINLILPVHVRSCNGQTCIRVMFLHHASTFLTLLHFVSFLLAKLFIHLLAKSPNHHQICRCTHLVAEEDELEIHESYSRNEEINASDVFSTREESLFNEQFKEVGDHESFMDQEPPLESSPVDREDRGVECHGEVKDANAVEIGDSLLHKVAAVQFDSKKFKLEEKTFGASLTSESTSKSSMEWRSSAIFSDSVTECPLSSSSRRSSSHWENYTFFRKYDEEMMFFDRICAQKLTETETFRSLKCQPRSISQRIVHKLNKEKKGSRQRPYQELECVYVPQICLAWEALSWNYNYFRQKHAQGSSDSDKKSCCTEWIAEQFQQFQVLLQRFIENEPYERGRRPEVFARTRNFSPKFLQVPEFRDPEADELGKEEMVSSAELLAILEDSIRTFMIFLKADKETPCQMLKALIRKKTSSVDPNRLHFLKKANEKSKMTLKDTLRARGCLKRQRVIKGKQVMDVLMALIDMKIVSRVLRMPEISQEQLQWCEEKMSKVKVWKGKIQRDSSPLFFPVH, encoded by the exons ATGCATGCATATAACATCAACCTCATCCTCCCAGTTCATGTTCGCAGTTGCAATGGACAAACCTGCATCAGGGTGATGTTTCTCCACCATGCCTCCACCTTCCTCACCCTCCTCCACTTCGTCTCCTTCCTCCTCGCCAAGCTCTTCATCCATCTCCTTGCCAAGTCCCCAAACCACCACCAAAT TTGCAGATGCACTCATCTTGTTGCTGAAGAAGATGAACTAGAAATCCACGAATCCTACTCCCGAAACGAAGAGATCAATGCTTCCGACGTATTTAGCACTAGGGAAGAAAGCTTGTTCAACGAGCAGTTCAAAGAAGTTGGTGATCATGAAAGCTTTATGGATCAAGAACCCCCGCTTGAATCCTCTCCTGTTGATCGTGAAGATCGTGGAGTGGAGTGCCACGGTGAAGTTAAAG ATGCAAATGCTGTTGAAATTGGAGATTCTTTATTACATAAAGTGGCGGCAGTTCAGTTCGATAGCAAAAAATTTAAGCTCGAAGAAAAGACTTTTGGTGCTTCTCTTACAAGTGAATCTACTTCAAAGAGTTCCATGGAATGGAGAAGCTCTGCTATCTTCAGCGATTCAGTGACCGAGTGCCCTTTGTCGTCTTCCTCGCGCAGGAGTTCATCCCACTGGGAGAATTACACATTCTTCCGCAAGTACGATGAGGAGATGATGTTCTTCGATCGAATCTGCGCGCAGAAACTCACTGAAACAG AAACGTTTAGGTCCTTAAAATGCCAACCGAGATCGATCTCGCAGAGAATAGTTCACAAACTAAACAAGGAGAAGAAGGGAAGTCGCCAAAGGCCTTATCAAGAGTTGGAGTGCGTTTACGTGCCTCAGATTTGCTTAGCTTGGGAGGCCCTCAGTTGGAACTACAACTACTTCAGGCAAAAGCACGCCCAAGGATCATCAGACAGTGATAAAAAATCCTGTTGCACTGAATGGATAGCTGAGCAATTCCAGCAGTTTCAGGTCCTCTTGCAACGATTCATCGAAAATGAGCCCTACGAGCGCGGTCGTAGGCCTGAAGTATTCGCTCGAACGAGGAACTTTTCGCCAAAATTTCTCCAAGTTCCTGAATTCAGAG ATCCGGAAGCAGATGAATTAGGTAAAGAGGAAATGGTTTCGTCGGCCGAGCTCCTGGCAATTCTCGAAGACTCGATCCGAACCTTCATGATCTTCCTCAAGGCAGACAAGGAGACTCCTTGTCAAATGCTGAAGGCCCTTATCAGGAAGAAAACCAGTTCAGTGGATCCAAATCGACTTCATTTTCTCAAGAAAGCCAACGAGAAA AGCAAGATGACGCTTAAAGATACACTGAGGGCAAGAGGATGCTTGAAAAGGCAGAGGGTAATTAAGGGGAAACAAGTGATGGATGTCCTCATGGCCTTGATCGACATGAAGATTGTGTCCAGAGTTCTGAGGATGCCTGAGATCAGCCAAGAACAGCTGCAATGGTGTGAAGAGAAGATGAGCAAAGTGAAGGTGTGGAAAGGCAAAATCCAAAGAGATTCCTCCCCACTTTTCTTCCCTGTTCATTGA